Genomic DNA from Brockia lithotrophica:
CCGCGAGCCCTTCGGTCCGGGACAAATCGCGCACCCAGAGGATCGACCGCGCGCCCCGCGCTTCGAGTTCCTCGGCGAGGGCGGCGAGACGTCTTGCGTCGCGGCCGTGGAGGAGGAAGTCCCACCGGTCCGCCAAGCGACGGGCAACGGCAGATCCGATCGCCCCCGACGCTCCGGTGAGGAGGAGGAGCGGCCGCTCCGACACGTCAGCGCACCTCCGGGTCGTACGCCTGCCCGAGAGCCCGCGGCGCCTCCGCGCGGCCGACGAATCCCGCGAGGACGAGGAGGGTGAGGACGTAGGGGAAGAAGAGGATGGCATCCAGGGGGATGTCCCGCGCCCAAGGCGTGAGCTGGATGAGGTTCTTGAGGCCCGTGCCGATGCCGAAGAAGAGGCTCGCGAGGAAGGCGCCGACGGGATGCCACTTGCCGAAGATCATCGCCGCGAGGGCGATAAACCCTTGGCCGGAAATCGTGGCGTGGGAAAAGTTCCCCGTCGTCGTGAGCACCACCGTCGCCCCCCCGAGGCCCGCGAGAAATCCGCTCACGAGCACGCCCACGTAGCGGATCCGCCGCACCGGGAGACCGGCGGTCGCCGCCGCACCTGCGTTCTCCCCCGCCGCCCGAAGGTGCAACCCGAAGGGCGTGTGCCAGAGGAGGAGGTAGGCGACGAGGACGGCGAGAAACGCGAGGTACGTGGACGGGTACGTGGTGAAGACGGAGGGGCCGAGGACGGGGATGCGCTCGAGGAGGGGGATCCCCCAGCGGCCGAAGACCGCCTGGCGCAGCGTATCCGTCTGGCCTGCCCCGTGGAAGAAAACCTTTACCAGGTATACGGACAGGCCGAAGGCCAGGAAGTTCACGACGAACCCGCTCACGACCTGATCGGCGCGGAGGGATACGGAGGCGTAGGCGTGGAGCAGGGCGAGGAGCATGCCGGCAACGCCGCCGAGGAAAAACGCGGGCCACGCGCCCCAGGCCCCCCACCCCGATGCTTCCAGGACGACGGCGGAGCTCGCGGCGGCAAAGGCGCCGAAGATCATGTACCCTTCGAGGGCGAGACCGACGACGCCCGAGCGCTCGGAAAACACACCGCCGAGGCTCGCCCAGATGAGCGGCGTGGCGTAGACGGTGGTGATCGCGAGAAATTGCCCGAGAGCTTCGAACATCCGCACCCTTCCCTTCCCAAACCCGTAGATGCGGCAAACCAATCGGGTCTCAGCCGGCCACCCGCCGCACGCCTACCCAACGCTCGAAGACGTGCCGCACGGCGACGAAGAAGAGGACGGCCGCGACGACGATGCGCACGGCCTCGAGGGGGACGCCGGCCACGAACTGCATGCTCCCGGCCCCGTAGTTCAAAAGGCCGAAGAAGAGCCCGGCGAGGAAGATGCCCGGTGCGGTATTTCCGCCGAGGAGCGCCACGGCGATCCCGTCAAACCCGGCATTGGGGAGGGCCGCGGCGATTCCCATGTAGTGGAACACCCCGAGCACTTCCGTCGCCCCCGCCACGCCCGCGAAGGCTCCGGCCAGCCCCATGGCGAGGACGACGCTCCGGCCGGGAGGAATCCCCGCGTAGCGGGCGGCACCGGGACTCAGACCCGAAGCGCGGAGGGCGAAGCCAAGCGTGTGCCGCTCGAGGAGGACGGCGTAGACGACGAGGGCGAGCAAGGCGAGGACAAAGCCGTACCCGAGGCGTGCCTGGCCGAAGAGGGAAGCAAGCGTCGGAGAGTCGAGCGTTGCCGAAGCGGCGACGATCTGGCTCCTCTGCCGCTGGCTGGGGTCGAGGAGGTACGCGCGGATGATCCCGTTCCCCAGATAGAGGGCTGTCCAGTTGAGCATGATCGTGGAAATCACCTCGTGCACCCCGCGCCACGCCTTGAGGTACCCGGCGAGCGCACCCCAGAGCGCCCCGGCAAGGGCGGCCGCCGTCACGGCGAGGCCGGCGTGGAGCACGGGCGGGAGCTCCCAGGCGATCCCGACCCAAGCGGCGGCGACTCCTCCGAGGTACATCTGTCCCGCCGCCCCGATGTTGAAGAGCCCCGCGCGGTACGCGAGGGCGACAGAAGTCCCCGTAAGCAGAAGGGGAGTGGATTCCCGAAGCATCTCCCCGAGCTGGTACGGACTCGTGAGCACCGACCAAAAGAGCGCCCGGTAGGCCTCGAGCGGGTTGTAACCTCCGAAGAGCATGACCGCCGCGCCGACGAGGAGGCCGAGGAAAAGAGCGATGAGCGAGACGAGGAACTCACGCACCCTCCACCACCCCCTCGGTCGTCGCGGTTTTTCGGCGACCGGCCATGAGCAGGCCGACGTCTTCTCGGTCCGCCGTCGCGGGCGTGAACTCCCCGACGATCCGCCCCTCGTAGAGCACTCCGAAGCGGTGGGCGAGGGCAAAGATCTCGTCCAGCTCGTAGGAGATGAGGAGCACGGCGACGCCCTGGGCGGAGAGTTCGCGCAGCCGCCGGTGGACGTAGGCGATCGCCCCGACGTCCAAGCCGCGCGTCGGCTGCGCCGCGACGAGCACCCGGAGGTGGCGGCCGAATTCCCGGGCAAGGATGAGCTTTTGCTGGTTTCCCCCGGAGAGGCTGCGCGCCCGGGCAAACGGATATTCGGGGATCACTTCGTTTTTGGCGAGCGCCTCGCGGGCGTAGCGCACGGCTTCGCCCAGGCGGAGAAACCCGGCACGCTGAAACCGCTCCTCGTGGAAACGGTTCAAGATGAGGTTTTCCCAGAGGGTGAACTCGAGGACGAGCCCGTGGCGGTGGCGGTCTTCGGGGACGACCCCGAGCCCTCGGTCGAGGCGCGCCCGTGGAGGAAGGGAGGTGACGTCCTCGCCCGCGAGGCGAATCGACCCCGCCACACGCCGGAGGCCGAGAAGGGCCTCTACGAGA
This window encodes:
- a CDS encoding Unspecified monosaccharide ABC transport system, permease component 2, with the translated sequence MFEALGQFLAITTVYATPLIWASLGGVFSERSGVVGLALEGYMIFGAFAAASSAVVLEASGWGAWGAWPAFFLGGVAGMLLALLHAYASVSLRADQVVSGFVVNFLAFGLSVYLVKVFFHGAGQTDTLRQAVFGRWGIPLLERIPVLGPSVFTTYPSTYLAFLAVLVAYLLLWHTPFGLHLRAAGENAGAAATAGLPVRRIRYVGVLVSGFLAGLGGATVVLTTTGNFSHATISGQGFIALAAMIFGKWHPVGAFLASLFFGIGTGLKNLIQLTPWARDIPLDAILFFPYVLTLLVLAGFVGRAEAPRALGQAYDPEVR